In a single window of the Veillonella sp. genome:
- a CDS encoding helix-turn-helix transcriptional regulator yields the protein MVEVSYERLATIFKALSDETRLHIIDMLSCNELCAADILASFNLSQSTLSYHMKILIDAGVVNSQRNGLWTRYSINEATFGDILEIIPQLYKSKDECICAQIKYCRISEHEKEA from the coding sequence ATGGTTGAAGTTTCTTATGAACGTTTAGCGACGATTTTTAAGGCATTAAGCGATGAAACAAGATTACACATCATCGACATGTTGTCTTGCAATGAATTATGTGCAGCTGATATTTTAGCTAGCTTCAATTTATCCCAATCTACGTTGAGCTACCATATGAAAATCTTAATTGATGCAGGTGTAGTTAACTCTCAACGTAATGGCTTATGGACACGTTACTCCATTAACGAAGCTACATTTGGCGACATTCTAGAAATCATCCCTCAATTATATAAATCTAAGGATGAGTGCATTTGTGCGCAAATTAAATACTGCCGTATTTCTGAGCACGAAAAAGAAGCGTAA